From one Nocardioides scoriae genomic stretch:
- the gabT gene encoding 4-aminobutyrate--2-oxoglutarate transaminase: protein MTTESAAPARVAGGPDLPQERRLVTEIPGPRSRAMHERRLAAVAAGVGSTLPVYVEAAGGGVVVDVDGNSFIDLASGIAVTSVGNSAPEVVSRVTEQVAAFTHTCFMVAPYEGYVEVCEKLAQLTPGDHAKKTALFNSGAEAVENAVKVARSYTGRDAVVVFDHAYHGRTNLTMAMTAKNMPYKDGFGPFAGEVYRAPISYPFREPVEITGEQAAARAIDVVEKQVGAANLACVVIEPVLGEGGFVVPAPGFLSTVAAWCRANGVVFVADEIQSGMCRTGAWFASEHDDVVPDLVTVAKGVAGGLPLAAVVGRAEIMDSVHGGGLGGTYGGNPVACAAALGAIATMEQLDLNAAARRIEATMRDRLGTLAEKFPAIGEVRGRGAMLAIELVEPGTTTPDAALAGRLSAGCHQRGVLTLTCGTYGNVLRFLPSLVMPEHLLHEALDVIEEVALTLV from the coding sequence ATGACGACCGAATCCGCAGCCCCCGCCCGTGTCGCCGGTGGACCTGACCTGCCGCAGGAGCGGCGCCTGGTCACCGAGATCCCCGGCCCGCGCTCGCGGGCGATGCACGAGCGGCGGCTCGCGGCCGTCGCGGCCGGCGTCGGCAGCACGCTCCCGGTGTACGTCGAGGCGGCCGGCGGCGGGGTGGTCGTCGACGTCGACGGCAACTCGTTCATCGACCTGGCCAGCGGCATCGCGGTCACCAGCGTCGGCAACAGCGCCCCCGAGGTCGTCTCCCGCGTCACCGAGCAGGTCGCGGCGTTCACCCACACCTGCTTCATGGTCGCGCCCTACGAGGGCTACGTGGAGGTCTGCGAGAAGCTCGCGCAGCTGACCCCCGGCGACCACGCCAAGAAGACCGCGCTGTTCAACTCAGGTGCCGAGGCGGTCGAGAACGCCGTCAAGGTGGCCCGGTCGTACACCGGCCGCGACGCGGTGGTCGTCTTCGACCACGCCTACCACGGCCGCACCAACCTCACGATGGCCATGACGGCCAAGAACATGCCCTACAAGGACGGCTTCGGCCCCTTCGCCGGCGAGGTCTACCGGGCGCCGATCTCCTACCCCTTCCGCGAGCCGGTCGAGATCACCGGCGAGCAGGCCGCGGCGCGTGCGATCGACGTCGTCGAGAAGCAGGTCGGTGCGGCCAACCTGGCCTGCGTGGTGATCGAGCCCGTCCTGGGCGAGGGCGGCTTCGTGGTCCCGGCCCCCGGCTTCCTGTCCACCGTCGCCGCGTGGTGCCGCGCCAACGGCGTGGTCTTCGTGGCCGACGAGATCCAGTCGGGCATGTGCCGCACCGGCGCGTGGTTCGCCAGCGAGCACGACGACGTCGTGCCCGACCTGGTGACCGTGGCCAAGGGCGTGGCCGGCGGGCTGCCGCTCGCGGCGGTCGTGGGCCGCGCCGAGATCATGGACTCCGTCCACGGCGGTGGCCTCGGCGGGACGTACGGCGGCAACCCGGTCGCCTGCGCCGCCGCCCTCGGCGCCATCGCCACGATGGAGCAGCTCGACCTCAACGCCGCCGCGCGGCGCATCGAAGCGACCATGCGCGACCGGCTCGGCACCCTGGCCGAGAAGTTCCCCGCCATCGGCGAGGTCCGGGGACGCGGCGCCATGCTCGCCATCGAGCTCGTCGAGCCCGGCACCACCACGCCCGACGCCGCCCTGGCGGGCCGGCTCAGCGCCGGCTGCCACCAGCGCGGCGTGCTCACCCTGACCTGCGGCACCTACGGCAACGTGCTGCGGTTCCTGCCCTCCCTGGTCATGCCCGAGCACCTGCTCCACGAGGCGCTCGACGTGATCGAGGAGGTCGCGCTCACCCTGGTGTGA
- a CDS encoding LysR family transcriptional regulator, with protein MMTLHQLTCFLSVYEEGSLTAAAARLGYAQPSVSEQVRNLEKTLGAELFRRAGRGVVATTVADDLRPHAERVLAAAQEARAAVASGVRLETGTIRFGMFGTARLYAGAGLVADVLARHPGVRVELIGQNSNEVSEDLRKGRLEAAMIAVPQLQSEGLDITPVARDELVYVSADPQRLESPVTPQRLATASLVMPETTFRAEDSVRMALRQWLHETGRNPQTRIEVEDVETAVELAGMGLADTVINRGAAEQLVPRLAPGAGWVSLRPKQYDTLAIVHRAGATLSPAARLMIELATARIQAIAEPVRPR; from the coding sequence ATGATGACCCTGCACCAGCTGACGTGCTTCCTCAGCGTCTACGAGGAGGGCTCGCTGACCGCGGCGGCCGCGCGGCTCGGGTACGCCCAGCCGTCGGTCTCCGAGCAGGTCCGCAACCTGGAGAAGACCCTCGGCGCCGAGCTGTTCCGGCGCGCAGGCCGCGGGGTGGTGGCGACCACCGTCGCCGACGACCTGCGCCCGCACGCCGAGCGGGTGCTGGCCGCGGCGCAGGAGGCGCGGGCGGCGGTCGCGAGCGGCGTGCGCCTGGAGACCGGGACGATCCGCTTCGGGATGTTCGGCACCGCCCGGCTGTACGCCGGCGCCGGGCTGGTCGCCGACGTCCTCGCCCGACACCCCGGCGTGCGGGTGGAGCTGATCGGGCAGAACTCCAACGAGGTCAGCGAGGACCTGCGCAAGGGCCGCCTCGAGGCCGCCATGATCGCGGTGCCGCAGCTGCAGAGCGAGGGCCTCGACATCACCCCGGTGGCGCGCGACGAGCTCGTCTACGTCAGCGCCGACCCGCAGCGCCTGGAGTCCCCGGTGACCCCGCAGCGGCTGGCCACCGCCTCGCTGGTGATGCCGGAGACCACCTTCCGGGCTGAGGACTCGGTGCGGATGGCGCTGCGGCAGTGGCTCCACGAGACCGGCCGCAACCCGCAGACCCGGATCGAGGTCGAGGACGTCGAGACCGCCGTCGAGCTGGCCGGGATGGGCCTGGCCGACACCGTCATCAACCGGGGTGCCGCCGAGCAGCTCGTCCCACGGCTGGCGCCGGGTGCGGGCTGGGTCTCGCTGCGCCCCAAGCAGTACGACACCCTCGCGATCGTCCACCGCGCCGGCGCGACCCTCTCGCCGGCCGCGCGGCTGATGATCGAGCTCGCGACCGCCCGGATCCAGGCGATCGCCGAGCCGGTGCGGCCGCGCTGA